One window of the Candidatus Chryseobacterium colombiense genome contains the following:
- a CDS encoding CDP-alcohol phosphatidyltransferase family protein, with amino-acid sequence MNFIKNNLANAITLGNLFSGSVGAIHLILGDYQTTAICIILSLVLDFFDGFVARALKSNSNLGVQLDSLADMVSFGLLPGLAMFKMLEPFGTDLSGFSLPFEIKYFGLLITLFSCLRLAIFNLDEDQKYYFKGLNTPSNTILIFGLFYANKEVGSFEFLFENQIYLILLTAISSWLLISPIKMIAMKFKSMKLQDNYPKIALLIGSILILAIFKTAGIPLVIIYYIFISIIFQKQLN; translated from the coding sequence ATGAATTTTATTAAAAATAATCTTGCGAATGCGATCACTCTGGGAAATCTGTTTTCGGGGAGTGTCGGAGCTATCCATCTTATTCTTGGCGATTATCAGACAACAGCTATCTGCATCATTCTTTCTTTGGTTTTAGATTTTTTTGACGGTTTTGTTGCCCGGGCTTTAAAATCCAATTCCAACTTAGGGGTTCAGTTAGATTCTTTAGCGGATATGGTAAGTTTCGGACTGCTCCCGGGATTAGCAATGTTTAAAATGCTTGAACCTTTTGGAACTGATCTTTCGGGCTTTTCCTTACCTTTTGAAATCAAGTATTTTGGACTTCTGATTACTCTATTTTCATGTTTAAGGCTTGCCATTTTCAATTTAGATGAAGATCAGAAATATTATTTTAAAGGATTAAATACACCATCAAATACCATCTTGATTTTCGGATTATTTTACGCTAATAAAGAGGTGGGAAGCTTTGAATTTCTCTTTGAAAACCAAATATATCTTATTCTTCTTACAGCTATCTCATCCTGGCTTTTAATCAGTCCTATAAAAATGATTGCCATGAAATTCAAATCGATGAAACTACAGGATAATTATCCGAAAATAGCTTTATTAATAGGTTCAATTCTTATTTTAGCTATTTTTAAAACTGCCGGAATACCTTTGGTGATTATCTATTATATCTTTATTTCCATTATTTTTCAAAAACAACTTAATTAA
- a CDS encoding exonuclease domain-containing protein, producing MNLKLYKPLCIFDLETTGTNIGKDRIVEICILKVNPDASRESKTWKVNPEMPIPAESSQIHGIYDEDVKDAPTFKQIASKVMEMISGADLGGFNSNRFDVPLLAEELLRAEIDFDLNKFKLVDAQTIFHKKEPRNLGAAYQFYCGKTLENAHSAEADVMATFEVLDAQVGKYEDVPNEIADLSEFTFHNKNADLAGFIGYNEKNEAVFNFGKYKGQGVKAVFQKDLGYFGWLQNADFPLYTKKVFTKIQLSSKF from the coding sequence ATGAACTTAAAACTATATAAACCTCTTTGTATTTTTGATCTGGAAACTACAGGAACCAATATCGGGAAAGACCGGATTGTGGAAATCTGTATTTTAAAAGTAAATCCGGATGCATCACGAGAAAGCAAAACATGGAAGGTAAATCCTGAAATGCCTATTCCTGCAGAATCCAGCCAGATTCACGGAATATATGATGAAGACGTAAAAGATGCTCCTACTTTCAAACAAATTGCTTCAAAGGTTATGGAGATGATTTCCGGAGCCGATTTGGGTGGTTTTAATTCTAACAGATTTGATGTTCCTCTGTTGGCAGAAGAATTATTGAGAGCAGAAATAGATTTTGATCTTAATAAATTTAAATTGGTGGATGCACAGACTATTTTCCATAAAAAAGAGCCTAGAAATTTAGGTGCTGCTTATCAGTTCTATTGTGGAAAAACGTTGGAGAATGCCCATTCCGCAGAAGCTGACGTAATGGCAACATTTGAGGTTTTGGATGCACAGGTTGGGAAATATGAAGATGTTCCGAATGAAATTGCTGACCTGAGTGAATTTACTTTCCATAATAAAAATGCAGATTTAGCAGGATTTATCGGATACAACGAGAAAAACGAAGCGGTATTCAACTTCGGGAAATATAAAGGACAGGGAGTGAAAGCTGTTTTCCAGAAAGATCTGGGCTATTTCGGATGGCTTCAGAATGCTGATTTTCCTTTATATACAAAGAAAGTCTTCACGAAAATCCAGTTATCAAGTAAATTTTAA
- a CDS encoding DUF2007 domain-containing protein: protein MSGLVKFKFYENALQANRDKQILAENGINSFIANEQLIQSDWLLSQAVGGIQLQVFEEDFEKATQTLQDYNDNEEFSLEVEHTIENPEFDFVCPKCGSNHIYRDEKPGGVFGLSLLFIGIPVKVPANLYHCYYCGNEFSH, encoded by the coding sequence ATGAGCGGGCTGGTTAAATTCAAGTTTTACGAAAATGCTCTTCAGGCCAACAGAGACAAACAGATATTGGCTGAAAACGGCATTAACAGCTTTATTGCGAATGAACAGCTGATTCAGTCTGATTGGCTGCTTTCTCAGGCTGTTGGAGGAATCCAGCTACAGGTTTTTGAAGAAGATTTTGAAAAAGCAACCCAAACTTTACAGGATTACAATGACAATGAAGAATTTTCTTTGGAGGTGGAACACACTATTGAGAATCCTGAATTTGATTTTGTTTGTCCTAAATGTGGCTCCAATCATATTTACAGGGATGAAAAGCCGGGTGGTGTTTTTGGACTGAGCCTTTTATTTATAGGTATTCCCGTAAAAGTTCCTGCCAATTTATATCATTGTTATTATTGCGGAAACGAGTTTAGTCATTAA
- a CDS encoding fumarylacetoacetate hydrolase family protein yields MKIICIGRNYSEHAKELGNEIPERPVIFMKPDTAVLKGNDFYIPEFSEDVHYELEVVVKISKGGKYIQKETAHKHYEEIGLGIDFTARDLQSDLKSKGLPWELAKGFDGSAVVSNFFKKENFNLESLNFSLLKNKEKVQDGDTKDMMFSIDDIITFVSQYFTLRVGDLIFTGTPKGVGKVNENDILEAYLEGDKVLDLRIL; encoded by the coding sequence ATGAAAATAATCTGCATAGGAAGAAACTACAGCGAACACGCAAAAGAATTAGGAAACGAAATCCCTGAAAGACCTGTAATTTTCATGAAACCGGATACAGCCGTTTTAAAAGGAAATGATTTTTATATTCCTGAGTTTTCAGAGGATGTTCATTATGAACTGGAAGTGGTGGTTAAAATTTCAAAAGGAGGTAAGTATATCCAGAAAGAAACTGCTCACAAACACTATGAAGAAATTGGTTTGGGAATAGATTTTACGGCAAGAGATCTTCAGAGTGATCTTAAATCAAAAGGTTTACCCTGGGAACTGGCAAAAGGCTTTGATGGTTCGGCTGTAGTAAGTAATTTCTTCAAAAAAGAAAATTTCAATCTCGAATCGCTGAATTTTTCACTATTAAAAAACAAAGAAAAAGTACAGGATGGAGATACGAAAGATATGATGTTCAGCATTGATGATATTATCACTTTTGTTTCACAATACTTCACTTTAAGAGTCGGAGATCTTATTTTTACAGGAACACCAAAAGGAGTTGGAAAAGTAAACGAAAACGATATTCTTGAGGCTTATCTGGAAGGAGATAAAGTTTTAGATTTAAGAATATTGTAA
- a CDS encoding universal stress protein, giving the protein MINIVLPVDFGEKTDQLIDGAVKFAKQVNGKINLIHVAPTDIGFAIGDMGYQYFPEVEENEIREELVQLNKLHQRVLAHDIDCEHLLKQGIAKDIILDYAKTKKADFIVMGSHGRSGIYDVFVGSLTKGITKSSPIPVLVLPIHE; this is encoded by the coding sequence ATGATAAATATAGTATTACCCGTAGATTTTGGGGAAAAAACAGATCAGCTGATAGATGGAGCCGTAAAGTTTGCAAAACAGGTCAATGGAAAAATAAATCTGATACATGTTGCTCCTACTGATATAGGTTTTGCTATTGGCGATATGGGATACCAGTATTTTCCTGAGGTGGAAGAAAACGAAATCAGGGAAGAATTGGTACAGCTCAACAAACTTCATCAAAGGGTTCTTGCGCATGATATAGATTGTGAACATCTATTGAAACAAGGTATTGCAAAAGATATCATTTTAGATTATGCAAAAACCAAAAAAGCGGATTTTATCGTGATGGGATCCCATGGAAGAAGTGGGATTTATGACGTTTTTGTAGGAAGCTTAACGAAAGGGATTACCAAGAGCTCACCTATTCCGGTTTTGGTTTTGCCTATTCATGAATAA
- a CDS encoding DUF6427 family protein translates to MFKLLSKESNIFSIPVYIVFLLFIVIIFNILNFNTYEAIIAGITFLGIALAYFCFHSIALNYQTHLPLFLYTFFIFGLYPGGLDIGIAVALLTNSFLLLLLTSTNEDVRKKSYVLVGSIVALNFIFLPTTWPMAIFVLIHVIATSERVSLNIIRFFLGILLIVISYFSTMYFLDFTTWNPDYFPFGKIKIITDYHNVFPLIPIVLLLIYAIYDHFSNYNKKSPISRYKYTFLLVFSLAQLVTIILYMNKNYEYLLLLAFPCSIILSRMLRFLPKYWMREVSLWLIIISLIMFKAETYFDIF, encoded by the coding sequence ATGTTTAAATTACTTTCAAAAGAAAGCAATATTTTTTCGATTCCGGTCTATATTGTTTTTCTTCTTTTTATAGTAATCATATTTAACATACTGAATTTCAATACTTATGAAGCAATTATTGCCGGAATTACATTCCTGGGAATTGCACTGGCTTATTTTTGTTTTCACTCGATCGCTCTTAATTACCAAACTCACCTTCCTTTATTTTTATATACATTTTTTATTTTCGGATTATATCCCGGTGGACTGGATATAGGAATTGCTGTAGCACTGCTTACGAATTCATTCCTTTTACTTCTTCTTACAAGCACGAATGAAGATGTAAGAAAAAAATCTTATGTACTGGTAGGTTCTATTGTAGCTCTTAATTTTATCTTTCTTCCCACCACTTGGCCTATGGCTATTTTTGTTCTGATACACGTTATCGCCACTTCAGAACGAGTGAGCTTAAATATTATCAGATTTTTTCTGGGAATCCTTCTTATCGTAATCAGTTATTTTTCTACGATGTACTTCTTAGATTTTACCACATGGAATCCTGATTATTTCCCTTTTGGAAAAATAAAGATCATTACCGATTATCATAATGTTTTTCCTTTGATCCCAATTGTATTGCTTCTCATTTATGCGATATATGACCATTTCAGCAATTACAATAAAAAAAGTCCGATAAGCAGATATAAATATACTTTTTTACTCGTTTTTTCATTAGCACAGCTGGTGACTATTATTCTTTATATGAATAAAAATTATGAGTATTTATTATTGTTGGCATTTCCATGCAGTATTATTTTAAGTAGAATGTTACGTTTCCTTCCGAAATACTGGATGCGGGAGGTGAGTTTGTGGCTTATTATTATAAGCCTGATTATGTTTAAAGCAGAAACATATTTTGATATATTTTAA
- a CDS encoding DUF3109 family protein: MIQIDDKLISEDIFSEDFVCNLTKCKGACCVEGDVGAPLDKDELEILDSIFDKIKPYLTQEGIKALEEQGTWTTDPSDGMYVTPMVEDRECAYVTFDEKGITKCGIEKAYEDGAIDWQKPISCHLYPIRITEYSTFSALNYHEWSVCSDACALGKELQVPVYKFLKTPLTRKYGEDFYTTLSEVAEEWKNEYGS; the protein is encoded by the coding sequence ATGATTCAGATAGACGATAAATTAATTTCAGAGGATATATTTTCCGAAGATTTTGTATGCAACCTTACCAAATGTAAGGGTGCCTGTTGTGTGGAGGGAGATGTAGGTGCTCCGCTAGATAAAGATGAGCTTGAAATATTAGACAGTATTTTTGATAAAATAAAACCTTATTTAACACAGGAAGGAATAAAAGCGCTAGAAGAACAGGGAACCTGGACCACAGATCCGTCTGACGGAATGTATGTAACTCCTATGGTTGAAGACCGTGAGTGTGCTTATGTAACCTTTGACGAAAAAGGAATTACCAAATGCGGGATTGAAAAAGCCTATGAAGACGGTGCCATAGATTGGCAAAAACCCATTTCATGTCACCTGTACCCGATCAGGATTACAGAATATTCTACATTCTCAGCTCTTAATTACCATGAATGGAGTGTATGCAGCGATGCCTGCGCCTTAGGAAAAGAATTGCAGGTTCCTGTTTATAAATTCTTAAAAACTCCGCTTACGAGAAAGTATGGTGAAGATTTCTACACGACTTTAAGTGAAGTTGCTGAAGAATGGAAGAACGAGTATGGCTCTTAA
- a CDS encoding insulinase family protein encodes MKKMLFSFAVIFFASANGFAQNIPADPSVRIGTLSNGMKYYIKKNNLPEKKVDFRLAINAGSILEDENQRGLAHFMEHMNFNGTKNFPDNKLVDFLQSIGVKFGQHLNAYTSFDETVYMLPVPLDKPGNLDSGLKVMEDWAFNATLSDEQINKERGVVLEELRLGLGADKRMSDKYLPKLLYNSQYANRLPIGKKEVLENFKPDVIRKFHQDWYRPDLMAIIVVGDINVDEVEKKIKDNFSKYKNPAKPKERKVFDLPNHKETLVAVETDPDATSSRVQFIMKDSEAYTPDVTIEQYNQSLIKNLATTMLNNRLRELINSNNPPFTFGSVYHGGTYARTKEAFQGFAMTKEGDQLNALTVLLTEVERAKKFGFTQSELDRAKSQILSNVEDSYNNRDKTESYMLVDEYVRNFLEQEPMPGITWEYEDTKSFLPSVTLAQTNDIIKKFVKDDSRVIVITGPKKDNVKMPTEAMVLNAFESVKMADIKPYEEKATLKNLVKPFKSEGKIAKTETDAKLGTTTWTLSNGAKVTFKKTDFKDDEIIFSARSLGGNSLIPDADFNKTQFAYQALSEAGVNGASKADLTNYLAGKQVSVTPYISSTLEGIYGRTNQKDLSTAMELTYAYFTGLNYSPEAFNAYKMKQSAMLNNLLSNPQTYFANEHAKFTNQKNPRFIGILPLEKDWAATDYKKAYDIYKEKFANAGNFHFYFVGNIDEAKFKNEVLQYIASLPTTGKTTNFKDTGYRSITGDHTKVYKKGKDPKSMVQIVYSGETPYNEKEALALSALGEVATIKVIEKLREDESGIYGGGARGGMYKVPYSNYSFSVSFPCGPENADKLTKSAIAEVQKLIDKGPEQKDLDKYKEGELNDYKTDLKDNNYWVNALSKNQLDGSDKYDILNYQEKVKALTVKDLQDVAKKYLTKNRVIATLMPEDGWENAKKEEGKSAAIKASVAN; translated from the coding sequence ATGAAGAAAATGTTATTTTCATTTGCAGTGATCTTTTTTGCATCTGCAAATGGTTTTGCTCAGAATATTCCAGCAGATCCTTCTGTGAGAATCGGAACTCTTTCCAACGGAATGAAGTATTACATCAAAAAAAATAATCTACCGGAAAAGAAAGTCGATTTCAGACTGGCAATTAACGCAGGATCTATCCTGGAAGACGAAAATCAAAGAGGTCTTGCGCACTTTATGGAGCACATGAACTTTAATGGAACTAAAAACTTTCCGGATAATAAACTGGTTGATTTTTTACAGTCGATAGGAGTGAAGTTCGGACAGCATCTTAATGCTTATACAAGTTTTGATGAAACGGTGTATATGCTTCCTGTTCCTTTAGATAAGCCGGGTAATCTTGATTCTGGTCTTAAAGTGATGGAAGACTGGGCTTTCAATGCTACACTTTCTGATGAACAAATTAATAAAGAGAGAGGAGTGGTATTGGAAGAGTTAAGATTAGGTTTGGGCGCAGATAAAAGAATGTCTGATAAATATTTGCCTAAACTATTATACAATTCCCAATATGCAAACAGGCTTCCGATAGGAAAAAAAGAAGTATTGGAAAACTTTAAACCGGATGTGATCAGAAAATTCCATCAGGATTGGTACAGACCGGATTTGATGGCGATTATAGTGGTAGGAGATATCAATGTAGATGAAGTTGAAAAAAAGATAAAAGATAATTTTAGCAAGTATAAAAATCCGGCCAAACCAAAAGAAAGAAAGGTTTTTGATCTGCCAAATCACAAAGAAACATTAGTAGCTGTAGAAACAGATCCGGATGCTACAAGCTCCAGAGTTCAGTTTATCATGAAAGATTCGGAAGCTTATACGCCGGATGTAACGATTGAACAATACAATCAGAGCCTGATTAAGAATCTTGCAACGACAATGCTGAATAACAGACTGAGAGAATTGATCAATTCGAATAATCCTCCTTTTACGTTTGGATCTGTTTATCACGGCGGAACATATGCCAGAACAAAAGAAGCTTTTCAGGGGTTTGCTATGACGAAAGAAGGAGACCAGCTGAATGCACTTACAGTGCTTTTGACAGAAGTGGAAAGAGCAAAGAAATTCGGATTTACCCAATCTGAGCTTGATAGAGCAAAATCCCAGATTTTATCCAATGTTGAAGATTCTTATAATAACAGAGATAAGACAGAGAGTTATATGCTTGTAGATGAGTATGTAAGAAACTTTTTGGAGCAGGAACCGATGCCGGGAATTACCTGGGAATATGAAGATACGAAATCGTTTTTACCAAGTGTTACATTAGCACAGACCAACGATATCATCAAGAAGTTTGTGAAAGATGACAGCAGGGTTATTGTAATCACCGGTCCTAAAAAGGATAATGTGAAAATGCCGACGGAAGCTATGGTTCTTAATGCTTTTGAATCTGTAAAAATGGCAGATATTAAACCTTATGAAGAAAAAGCAACCCTTAAAAATCTGGTAAAACCATTTAAATCTGAAGGTAAGATTGCAAAAACTGAAACCGATGCAAAGCTGGGAACAACAACCTGGACATTGAGTAACGGAGCAAAAGTTACCTTTAAGAAAACAGATTTTAAAGATGATGAAATTATATTTTCGGCAAGAAGCTTGGGAGGAAACTCTTTAATTCCTGATGCGGATTTCAATAAAACACAGTTTGCTTATCAGGCTTTAAGTGAAGCTGGAGTAAACGGTGCATCTAAAGCGGATCTTACGAATTATCTGGCCGGAAAGCAGGTGAGTGTAACTCCATACATCAGCAGTACATTGGAAGGGATATATGGTAGAACAAACCAAAAAGATTTAAGCACGGCAATGGAACTTACCTACGCTTATTTTACAGGTTTAAATTACAGCCCTGAAGCATTTAATGCCTATAAGATGAAGCAGTCTGCAATGCTGAATAACCTGTTGTCTAATCCTCAGACTTATTTTGCCAATGAACATGCCAAATTTACCAACCAGAAAAATCCAAGATTCATAGGAATTCTTCCGTTGGAAAAAGACTGGGCAGCTACAGATTATAAAAAAGCGTATGACATTTATAAAGAAAAATTTGCGAACGCAGGAAACTTCCATTTCTATTTTGTAGGAAATATTGATGAAGCTAAATTTAAAAATGAAGTTTTACAATATATCGCAAGTTTACCGACGACAGGGAAAACAACAAACTTCAAGGATACAGGATACAGATCCATTACCGGAGATCACACAAAGGTATATAAAAAAGGGAAAGATCCGAAGAGTATGGTTCAGATCGTGTATTCAGGAGAAACTCCTTACAACGAGAAGGAAGCTTTGGCATTGTCGGCTTTAGGTGAAGTGGCTACTATTAAAGTCATTGAAAAATTGAGAGAAGATGAGAGCGGTATTTACGGTGGTGGAGCAAGAGGCGGAATGTATAAAGTTCCTTACAGCAATTACAGCTTCAGTGTAAGCTTCCCTTGTGGACCTGAAAATGCCGATAAGCTGACGAAAAGTGCAATTGCAGAGGTTCAGAAACTTATTGATAAAGGCCCGGAACAAAAAGACCTGGATAAGTACAAAGAAGGAGAACTGAATGACTACAAAACGGACTTAAAAGACAATAATTATTGGGTGAATGCTTTATCTAAAAATCAGCTGGATGGAAGTGATAAATATGACATCCTTAACTATCAGGAAAAAGTAAAAGCACTTACAGTAAAAGATTTACAGGATGTTGCAAAAAAATATCTGACGAAAAACAGGGTAATTGCTACATTAATGCCGGAAGACGGTTGGGAAAATGCCAAAAAGGAAGAAGGAAAATCTGCAGCAATTAAAGCAAGCGTAGCCAACTAA
- a CDS encoding trigger factor yields the protein MKVTAKNHDDVSALLTVTLEKSDYKEKVEKQLINYAKNAQVPGFRKGKVPLSMVRKQYEAGIAFEEINKQVSDALNGYVNENKLRLVGQPVPQPVNEFDYNADQLEVAFEVGYEPEFTIDLSKYEAPHYKVEASEKEINKSIENMQKRFAEQAPQDKINKDSYIALEISQVVEEDAEGEHHHHPKNVTITAENKEAFKLVKSLKMDGSVKVSKETLAENEELAKELGFSKEEVEHLHHAEVEVKVKDFYGLNLAELNQELFDKVYGEGNIKSEEELKEKVKSELDEYFQQNADVHFVNKVLEQVSEKEEVKLPETFLVKWLQFSNQNIQSEEQAKEILEAEKNQLKYQIIEGKLMTDNEIQLDYADVLAQAEQLVRNQLAIYGIHHLGDEEIQKYAVEMLKDQEQVRQISSEVAMAKLKDVILEKATKKETAISHDEFLEELKK from the coding sequence ATGAAGGTTACTGCAAAAAACCATGATGATGTAAGTGCATTGCTTACAGTGACATTGGAAAAATCTGACTATAAGGAAAAAGTTGAGAAACAATTGATTAATTATGCTAAAAATGCACAAGTTCCTGGATTCAGAAAAGGAAAAGTGCCTTTGAGTATGGTTAGAAAACAATATGAAGCAGGGATTGCTTTTGAAGAAATCAACAAGCAGGTTTCTGATGCTTTGAACGGGTATGTGAACGAAAACAAACTAAGATTAGTTGGTCAGCCTGTTCCTCAGCCAGTAAACGAATTCGATTACAATGCTGATCAGTTAGAAGTTGCTTTTGAAGTAGGATATGAGCCAGAATTCACGATCGACTTATCTAAATATGAAGCTCCTCACTACAAAGTAGAAGCTTCTGAAAAAGAAATCAACAAGAGTATTGAGAACATGCAGAAGCGTTTTGCTGAGCAGGCTCCTCAAGACAAAATCAATAAAGATTCTTACATCGCTTTAGAAATTTCTCAGGTTGTTGAGGAAGATGCAGAAGGAGAACACCACCACCATCCAAAGAACGTTACCATTACCGCTGAAAACAAAGAAGCTTTCAAATTGGTAAAGTCTTTGAAAATGGATGGTTCAGTAAAAGTTTCTAAAGAAACTCTTGCTGAAAATGAAGAATTGGCTAAAGAATTAGGATTCTCTAAAGAAGAAGTTGAGCACTTACACCATGCTGAAGTTGAGGTAAAAGTAAAAGATTTCTACGGTCTTAACTTAGCTGAACTAAACCAGGAACTTTTTGACAAAGTATACGGAGAAGGAAACATCAAGTCTGAAGAAGAACTAAAAGAAAAAGTAAAATCTGAATTGGATGAATACTTCCAGCAAAATGCTGATGTTCACTTTGTGAATAAAGTATTGGAGCAGGTTTCTGAAAAAGAAGAAGTAAAACTTCCTGAAACGTTCTTAGTAAAATGGTTACAATTCTCTAATCAGAATATCCAGTCTGAAGAGCAGGCTAAAGAAATCCTTGAAGCTGAGAAAAACCAGTTGAAATATCAAATCATCGAAGGAAAATTGATGACAGATAACGAAATTCAGTTAGACTACGCTGATGTTTTGGCACAGGCAGAGCAATTGGTAAGAAATCAATTAGCAATCTACGGAATCCACCACTTAGGGGATGAGGAAATCCAGAAATATGCTGTTGAGATGTTGAAAGATCAGGAGCAGGTAAGACAAATTTCTTCTGAAGTAGCAATGGCTAAGTTGAAAGATGTAATCCTTGAAAAAGCAACAAAGAAAGAAACTGCTATTTCTCACGATGAGTTTTTAGAAGAACTTAAGAAATAA